From a region of the Eulemur rufifrons isolate Redbay chromosome 7, OSU_ERuf_1, whole genome shotgun sequence genome:
- the CRTAP gene encoding cartilage-associated protein isoform X3 gives MEPGRRAAAALLALLCAGCALRPGRAQYERYSFRSFPRDELMPLESAYRHALDQYSGEHWVESVGYLEISLRLHRLLRDSEAFCHRNCSTAPQPEPAARFAGHPELRLFGGLLRRAHCLKRCKQGLPAFRQSQPSREVLADFQRREPYKFLQFAYFKANNLPKAIAAAHTFLLKHPDDEMMKRNMAYYKSLPGAEDYIKDLETKSYESLFIRAVRAYNGENWRTSITDMELALPDFFKAFYECLAACEGSREIKDFKDFYLSVAVSDLKNAAPCAVSYLLFDPNDKVMQQNLVYYQYHRDKWGLSDEHFQPRPEAVQFFNVTTLQKELYDFAKENIMDDDEGEVVEYVDDLLEVAETS, from the exons ATGGAGCCGGGGCGCCGGGCGGCCGCGGCGCTGCTGGCGCTGCTGTGCGCTGGCTGTGCGCTGCGCCCGGGACGCGCCCAGTACGAGCGCTACAGCTTCCGCAGCTTCCCGCGGGACGAGTTGATGCCGCTCGAGTCGGCCTACCGCCACGCGCTGGACCAGTACAGCGGCGAGCACTGGGTCGAGAGCGTGGGCTACCTGGAGATCAGCCTGCGGCTGCACCGCCTGCTGCGCGACAGCGAGGCCTTTTGCCACCGCAATTGCAGCACGGCGCCCCAGCCAGAGCCCGCCGCCCGCTTCGCGGGCCATCCCGAGCTGCGCCTGTTCGGGGGCCTGTTGCGCCGCGCGCACTGCCTCAAGCGCTGCAAGCAGGGCCTGCCAGCCTTCCGCCAGTCCCAGCCCAGCCGCGAGGTGCTGGCGGACTTCCAGCGCCGCGAGCCCTACAAGTTCCTGCAGTTCGCCTACTTCAAG GCAAATAATCTCCCGAAAGCCATCGCAGCTGCTCATACGTTTCTGCTGAAGCATCCGGATGACGAAATGATGAAGAGAAACATGGCGTATTACAAGAGCTTGCCTGGTGCTGAGGACTACATTAAAGACTTGGAAACCAAGTCGTATGAg AGCCTGTTCATCCGCGCAGTGCGGGCATACAACGGCGAGAACTGGAGAACGTCCATCACAGACATGGAGCTGGCCCTTCCCGACTTCTTCAAAGCCTTTTACGAGTGTCTTGCGGCCTGCGAGGGTTCCAGGGAGATCAAGGACTTCAAGGATTTCTACCTTTCCGTAGCAG TGAGTGACCTGAAGAATGCGGCGCCCTGTGCGGTCAGCTACCTGCTCTTTGACCCGAACGACAAAGTCATGCAGCAGAACCTGGTGTATTACCAGTACCATCGGGACAAATGGGGCCTGTCGGACGAGCATTTCCAGCCCAGACCC GAAGCAGTTCAGTTCTTTAACGTGACTACACTCCAGAAGGAGCTGTATGACTTTGCTAAGGAAAATATCATGGATGATGATGAG GGAGAGGTTGTGGAATATGTGGATGACCTCTTGGAAGTGGCGGAGACCAGCTAG
- the CRTAP gene encoding cartilage-associated protein isoform X4 codes for MEPGRRAAAALLALLCAGCALRPGRAQYERYSFRSFPRDELMPLESAYRHALDQYSGEHWVESVGYLEISLRLHRLLRDSEAFCHRNCSTAPQPEPAARFAGHPELRLFGGLLRRAHCLKRCKQGLPAFRQSQPSREVLADFQRREPYKFLQFAYFKSLFIRAVRAYNGENWRTSITDMELALPDFFKAFYECLAACEGSREIKDFKDFYLSVADHYIEVLECKIQCEENLTPVIGGYPVEKFVATMYHYLQFAYYKLSDLKNAAPCAVSYLLFDPNDKVMQQNLVYYQYHRDKWGLSDEHFQPRPEAVQFFNVTTLQKELYDFAKENIMDDDEGEVVEYVDDLLEVAETS; via the exons ATGGAGCCGGGGCGCCGGGCGGCCGCGGCGCTGCTGGCGCTGCTGTGCGCTGGCTGTGCGCTGCGCCCGGGACGCGCCCAGTACGAGCGCTACAGCTTCCGCAGCTTCCCGCGGGACGAGTTGATGCCGCTCGAGTCGGCCTACCGCCACGCGCTGGACCAGTACAGCGGCGAGCACTGGGTCGAGAGCGTGGGCTACCTGGAGATCAGCCTGCGGCTGCACCGCCTGCTGCGCGACAGCGAGGCCTTTTGCCACCGCAATTGCAGCACGGCGCCCCAGCCAGAGCCCGCCGCCCGCTTCGCGGGCCATCCCGAGCTGCGCCTGTTCGGGGGCCTGTTGCGCCGCGCGCACTGCCTCAAGCGCTGCAAGCAGGGCCTGCCAGCCTTCCGCCAGTCCCAGCCCAGCCGCGAGGTGCTGGCGGACTTCCAGCGCCGCGAGCCCTACAAGTTCCTGCAGTTCGCCTACTTCAAG AGCCTGTTCATCCGCGCAGTGCGGGCATACAACGGCGAGAACTGGAGAACGTCCATCACAGACATGGAGCTGGCCCTTCCCGACTTCTTCAAAGCCTTTTACGAGTGTCTTGCGGCCTGCGAGGGTTCCAGGGAGATCAAGGACTTCAAGGATTTCTACCTTTCCGTAGCAG ATCATTATATAGAAGTTCTGGAATGCAAAATACAGTGTGAAGAGAACCTCACCCCGGTTATAGGAGGCTATCCAGTTGAGAAATTTGTGGCTACCATGTATCACTATTTGCAGTTTGCATATTATAAGT TGAGTGACCTGAAGAATGCGGCGCCCTGTGCGGTCAGCTACCTGCTCTTTGACCCGAACGACAAAGTCATGCAGCAGAACCTGGTGTATTACCAGTACCATCGGGACAAATGGGGCCTGTCGGACGAGCATTTCCAGCCCAGACCC GAAGCAGTTCAGTTCTTTAACGTGACTACACTCCAGAAGGAGCTGTATGACTTTGCTAAGGAAAATATCATGGATGATGATGAG GGAGAGGTTGTGGAATATGTGGATGACCTCTTGGAAGTGGCGGAGACCAGCTAG
- the CRTAP gene encoding cartilage-associated protein isoform X2, with product MEPGRRAAAALLALLCAGCALRPGRAQYERYSFRSFPRDELMPLESAYRHALDQYSGEHWVESVGYLEISLRLHRLLRDSEAFCHRNCSTAPQPEPAARFAGHPELRLFGGLLRRAHCLKRCKQGLPAFRQSQPSREVLADFQRREPYKFLQFAYFKANNLPKAIAAAHTFLLKHPDDEMMKRNMAYYKSLPGAEDYIKDLETKSYESLFIRAVRAYNGENWRTSITDMELALPDFFKAFYECLAACEGSREIKDFKDFYLSVADHYIEVLECKIQCEENLTPVIGGYPVEKFVATMYHYLQFAYYKLSDLKNAAPCAVSYLLFDPNDKVMQQNLVYYQYHRDKWGLSDEHFQPRPGEVVEYVDDLLEVAETS from the exons ATGGAGCCGGGGCGCCGGGCGGCCGCGGCGCTGCTGGCGCTGCTGTGCGCTGGCTGTGCGCTGCGCCCGGGACGCGCCCAGTACGAGCGCTACAGCTTCCGCAGCTTCCCGCGGGACGAGTTGATGCCGCTCGAGTCGGCCTACCGCCACGCGCTGGACCAGTACAGCGGCGAGCACTGGGTCGAGAGCGTGGGCTACCTGGAGATCAGCCTGCGGCTGCACCGCCTGCTGCGCGACAGCGAGGCCTTTTGCCACCGCAATTGCAGCACGGCGCCCCAGCCAGAGCCCGCCGCCCGCTTCGCGGGCCATCCCGAGCTGCGCCTGTTCGGGGGCCTGTTGCGCCGCGCGCACTGCCTCAAGCGCTGCAAGCAGGGCCTGCCAGCCTTCCGCCAGTCCCAGCCCAGCCGCGAGGTGCTGGCGGACTTCCAGCGCCGCGAGCCCTACAAGTTCCTGCAGTTCGCCTACTTCAAG GCAAATAATCTCCCGAAAGCCATCGCAGCTGCTCATACGTTTCTGCTGAAGCATCCGGATGACGAAATGATGAAGAGAAACATGGCGTATTACAAGAGCTTGCCTGGTGCTGAGGACTACATTAAAGACTTGGAAACCAAGTCGTATGAg AGCCTGTTCATCCGCGCAGTGCGGGCATACAACGGCGAGAACTGGAGAACGTCCATCACAGACATGGAGCTGGCCCTTCCCGACTTCTTCAAAGCCTTTTACGAGTGTCTTGCGGCCTGCGAGGGTTCCAGGGAGATCAAGGACTTCAAGGATTTCTACCTTTCCGTAGCAG ATCATTATATAGAAGTTCTGGAATGCAAAATACAGTGTGAAGAGAACCTCACCCCGGTTATAGGAGGCTATCCAGTTGAGAAATTTGTGGCTACCATGTATCACTATTTGCAGTTTGCATATTATAAGT TGAGTGACCTGAAGAATGCGGCGCCCTGTGCGGTCAGCTACCTGCTCTTTGACCCGAACGACAAAGTCATGCAGCAGAACCTGGTGTATTACCAGTACCATCGGGACAAATGGGGCCTGTCGGACGAGCATTTCCAGCCCAGACCC GGAGAGGTTGTGGAATATGTGGATGACCTCTTGGAAGTGGCGGAGACCAGCTAG
- the CRTAP gene encoding cartilage-associated protein isoform X1: MEPGRRAAAALLALLCAGCALRPGRAQYERYSFRSFPRDELMPLESAYRHALDQYSGEHWVESVGYLEISLRLHRLLRDSEAFCHRNCSTAPQPEPAARFAGHPELRLFGGLLRRAHCLKRCKQGLPAFRQSQPSREVLADFQRREPYKFLQFAYFKANNLPKAIAAAHTFLLKHPDDEMMKRNMAYYKSLPGAEDYIKDLETKSYESLFIRAVRAYNGENWRTSITDMELALPDFFKAFYECLAACEGSREIKDFKDFYLSVADHYIEVLECKIQCEENLTPVIGGYPVEKFVATMYHYLQFAYYKLSDLKNAAPCAVSYLLFDPNDKVMQQNLVYYQYHRDKWGLSDEHFQPRPEAVQFFNVTTLQKELYDFAKENIMDDDEGEVVEYVDDLLEVAETS; encoded by the exons ATGGAGCCGGGGCGCCGGGCGGCCGCGGCGCTGCTGGCGCTGCTGTGCGCTGGCTGTGCGCTGCGCCCGGGACGCGCCCAGTACGAGCGCTACAGCTTCCGCAGCTTCCCGCGGGACGAGTTGATGCCGCTCGAGTCGGCCTACCGCCACGCGCTGGACCAGTACAGCGGCGAGCACTGGGTCGAGAGCGTGGGCTACCTGGAGATCAGCCTGCGGCTGCACCGCCTGCTGCGCGACAGCGAGGCCTTTTGCCACCGCAATTGCAGCACGGCGCCCCAGCCAGAGCCCGCCGCCCGCTTCGCGGGCCATCCCGAGCTGCGCCTGTTCGGGGGCCTGTTGCGCCGCGCGCACTGCCTCAAGCGCTGCAAGCAGGGCCTGCCAGCCTTCCGCCAGTCCCAGCCCAGCCGCGAGGTGCTGGCGGACTTCCAGCGCCGCGAGCCCTACAAGTTCCTGCAGTTCGCCTACTTCAAG GCAAATAATCTCCCGAAAGCCATCGCAGCTGCTCATACGTTTCTGCTGAAGCATCCGGATGACGAAATGATGAAGAGAAACATGGCGTATTACAAGAGCTTGCCTGGTGCTGAGGACTACATTAAAGACTTGGAAACCAAGTCGTATGAg AGCCTGTTCATCCGCGCAGTGCGGGCATACAACGGCGAGAACTGGAGAACGTCCATCACAGACATGGAGCTGGCCCTTCCCGACTTCTTCAAAGCCTTTTACGAGTGTCTTGCGGCCTGCGAGGGTTCCAGGGAGATCAAGGACTTCAAGGATTTCTACCTTTCCGTAGCAG ATCATTATATAGAAGTTCTGGAATGCAAAATACAGTGTGAAGAGAACCTCACCCCGGTTATAGGAGGCTATCCAGTTGAGAAATTTGTGGCTACCATGTATCACTATTTGCAGTTTGCATATTATAAGT TGAGTGACCTGAAGAATGCGGCGCCCTGTGCGGTCAGCTACCTGCTCTTTGACCCGAACGACAAAGTCATGCAGCAGAACCTGGTGTATTACCAGTACCATCGGGACAAATGGGGCCTGTCGGACGAGCATTTCCAGCCCAGACCC GAAGCAGTTCAGTTCTTTAACGTGACTACACTCCAGAAGGAGCTGTATGACTTTGCTAAGGAAAATATCATGGATGATGATGAG GGAGAGGTTGTGGAATATGTGGATGACCTCTTGGAAGTGGCGGAGACCAGCTAG